AGATCTGCAACTGATTTAAACAAGCCCTTccggcaacttcaccaatatccaacttaagatccacaaacttatctACTAACTCCTCCTCCTTTATTCTCATCCAAGAAATTGTTAACGATTTCTGACTCAATGCATCTGCTAACACATTCGCCTTTCCAGGATGATAACTCAGTTCAAAATCGTAGTCCTTAAGGAACTCTATCCATCTCCTTTgacgcatattaagctctttctgataaATGATGTACTtaagactcttatgatcagaaaagacgctAAACTTTATTCCGTACAAAtggtgtctccaaatcttcaatgcaaacacaatcaCCGCTAATTCCAGGTCATGAGTGGGGTAATTCACCTCATGCGGTCTCTGCTGATgcgatgcgtaagccaccacatttcggtgttgcatcaacacgcaacccaaacccttcagAGAAGCATCACAGTACACTTCGAATGGTTCATGCGGTTCCGGCAAGATTAAAACAGGTGTTGAAGTTAACTTCTGCTTCAAAGTCTGAAAACTCTCTcgccttccgctgcgtcactctgattatcgtcgTTAAGAATCCGAAAATTGTTCCTTAAACGAAATACCAATTTTTTTTGTAGTATTttccaaaacctttaaaacaagttcaatctaattgagtccattgttaaaaccttattaaaaaattcaaaaacatttTATTTGTAAATGAATCATATTAAAGCATGATTTTCCTAAATTCATTGAAAGCCTTAAATCAAAACCTTTCCATTTGAATCCCTTTTGGATAAGTTAAATTTTGCAAACTAAAATTGTAAGTTAACAAAATCTTAGGACTCAGCTTCCTTTTTAAATCGTATCATTTGATCGAAAGTTCCAatcctagtttcaaaaccaaactaTTTAAACCGAAGCTCCAAACCAGACTTGAAAATCATTTTAAACCTTAAAACTGCAAAAATCATAGTTTAAAAACTACAAAGGCGTCAGTCGGTATTTCCATTGCCACTAGTGTTGAACTGCACCCATCACCCATACAGGGTACAGACAAGACTTCTAGACATGCTTGGTAACCATTTCAGCATGTCCAATCGGATCATTCGTCATCACAAGTCTGAAATTCTCAACTACTGCTACTAGAATCCTTCTTTTCCCATAGTTTACTCTCAACACGACTCTAAGCCCTTAAAATCCTAACGGCAACTTTGCAGAGATAGAACTAGACTAGCCTCATATCCAagcaatttaatactcaaaacaTACGCTTACCTCTCGTCGGAGGACCCGACCCCGTTGCATCACGTGTATCCAAGGTACACACACGGCCTTACTATTGATTCTGACCCTCATCTCAGTTCCTCCTACGGCGACAGTACTTAGATATATGTCCAAGCTTCCCACAAGTATAGCATCAACCATCTCCTTTTGCCAGGTGAGGCTGGGCCTTGTTGTTCCTTCTGAAGTTTCGTTGACCTTGACGGTGCTGAGTGTCATGTCCATCCCTTTTTAAGATCTGGCCTCTTGGTGGAAAATGCTTTCCACGACCTCTGCTACTGGTACCCCCACGATTATCTCTCGTCAAAGTCATCTTCTCAATGTATTCCTCTATGAATCTTGCCTCGTTCACCAATTTCGAGAACCTTTTAATCTCAATTGGAGCCACAACACGCATGATATCTTCCCTTAGCCCTACTTGGTACTTTTCACACTTCCAACCCTCATAGGACTCAGGGGCTCCTTGACATACACTTGAGAACCTACAGAGCTCTTCAAACTTACTCGTATACTTGGCCACAGACATTGAACTTTGTTTCAGCTGCATAAACTCTAACTCTCTGGCCTTCCTCACCGACTCAAGAAAATACTTCTTGTAAAAAGTAGTCCGAAAAAGCTCCCATGTAACATCCATATTCTGTAGTTGCAGGAATTGACACTCTTCTTGCCACCAATGCTGAGCTTCTCCCGCTAATTGATAAGCCGCATATTTCACGAACTGATTATTTGGGACATGTTGAGTCTGTAATGCATGCTCTACAGCTTTGAACCAGTTTTCTGCTTCAATAGGGTTTGATGATCCATTGAAACTTGGCGGGTCAACTCTCAGAAAAGCAGCTAGAGTCCTTGGAACACCATTTAAGTCATCCCCAACGCCTTCTCCATTTTCGCTTCTAGCTGATTGCTTTGTTCGCCGCAAGGCATGAGTAGCCATAGCAGTGCCCTCTTGAATCGTGTTAGCTAAGTTAATCATCGCCGTCATTAATTCAGTGTGATTATCCATCGACGGGTTACTCTCATTCTCTCTTCAAGTACGAGTACGACCTCGCCCGCGAGTAGCCATTCAGGATCCTGTCtataccaaacaatcgatatcaaggtgatcagtctcaatatcaaaagcctagtgcttcaattatcccaaacagaTACTCACAAACAAGTatgctatgaaatatcaagtagataacctaaatagcataaaAGAAAAGACACGCAGAGTATGCAATAAAGCACAATCgatccatccctcaggctcacgaggatgaaCCGCNNNNNNNNNNNNNNNNNNNNNNNNNNNNNNNNNNNNNNNNNNNNACTTTACCTCGCGTCGAAAAGCagaggttaatcagagattacgacagttctaagctcatacatataatatatagaaagaataatataatctaggAGCCCGATGAAGAATATAGCTCAAAGACAGTATTTCAAAAGCGCAAAATATATTAATGAAGATActaacttaaggcacaagaaacagataagatataacaaaagataagtatataatatcataggaaactagccacgactcgcggagtttaagccggctagccatatacagatatgcagaaccagacagtaaaaatAGTTTATATAAGTGTTGTTCtatcaaatacaagcctctaggcaaagcaaaatacaaatgtgagagacatatacaaaataGGCCAAAAAGACTCAAAAGATATCCGAATCCTCCACTCCTGTTACCAACCAAAcaactcaccaaggtgggttgcaccctgcatctgaaaaatacaacagaaatatggtatgagaactagaggttttcggtatggtaatagtgcccagtgatgtaggatataagaccccgggatgccaaaggcaatcctaaactccatatccatcacaagagttCAAACtttaagcattctaaaacaaataagcataattatgTAATCCTTAACATAAATgaaccgggtaatctatcttagggaaTTTCTACTCTATTCAAACACCGCTATCCCACAGCCGtgaccaacctatcctccatgcgatcccatcgccaccgccttccgaaacTCCTCAATCCCAGTTGAAAACACagataatatacaatgcaagtaaatcacaagtagaagcatataaggcaattAATACAaatagcaaataggcatgttatacaaataggcaagccatttCATGTAGTCAAAGTATAcaaagcaaataggcatgttatacaaataggcaagccatttcaagtagtcaaagtatacaaacagatagaaaatgcatatgatgaatgcttgtcctactggctgtgatatcacattgtcggttcaactgccaaccccacacatctccatggagacgtcgcacTTTCAAATTCTCATATGGCAACCCCCACgatatagtgcccggatcactgtccGGGTACCGGCACCTGCACGCTTTATTGATcagaagggatgcgagcgggatactcttgccacagacctcacatctcaacgcaagcagcacgaaccaccgcccttacactGCAGGgttacctcgacaggcgggatccaaccatcGTCCCTGCCGggtgcatagcgtctcataatctcaatataaaatAATAGTGCAGTGGTTTTTCAGAAAATAGTTTTTCAATACATCAGTGATTCATCATCACACGTTCGAGTCCTTGACTTATCTCAGCCACCGTCGATTCATATTTTAATCCAAACTCAACAGTTCCTCAAttctcatctcatatatcaacCATTCATCACATAACGTCAAACCATCCTCAGCACgctagaaacctaggcctccgttttctaagttTTCCAAATAATATCAACTAGATCCATGAAATTTTATCCCATGTTTTAACTTcccaaaactaggcccaaaagtctaaaatagttttaaagaagcttacaaccttgttgagaaggtagaatagttgaaaacaaagaaaaatttgagaaacagggcgtgtgcggccgcacaggggtgtgcgcgcGCACGCTCCGGAAGATTTTAAATGCGTGttcgtacgcacaggggtgtgtgtacgcacaggtgccAAAACTTACGaaatctgttcactcgcacaacctatgccagcgcccccaacagactggccttcccaatgtgtgcgtgcgcacaggtgtgtgcggacgcacaggttgcaattcaTCCTTAGATATGTGTGTGCAAAAACTGTGCTAGCGTTGCAAACAGAATGTATTTCCctgtctgtgcgtgcgcacatgtgTGTGCGTCCACACAGATCAAAATTTTTGCaggtgcgtccgcacaggggtgtgtgctcacacatatcagaaatcataaaattctgcaacttagcagagtttcagatttttaacaccaactttgaatgatcataacttcctctacaaaattccaaatttcacaaattttatatcgatttaaaggcttttcaaagatctttaattctaaataaatttcataaaattttcaaaaccgaggcataagttatgatcgaacaaagttcaccaaaaacccaattttaccaaacttcacaaTTTCCCCAATTTCTTATCATACACATTCCAAACTATACCAACCATTCAAAACTCaatttttcatcaaaattaacCCTTTGTGTCATAATACACCAACCTCACTACATTCTCCTTCTCATTTTATTACTCTCAACTTCAACATCAACTATTTAACACTTATGATCAAACCACATTCAAACTTACCCTTTCATCAATCTTAACACTACAATTATCATAATAAACCAACTTTCAATCCATACaatcattcaacatcatcatatcATTGTAAATCAACATAATTGAACCCAACATTCATCAACTCATCATAAACCATCATATATCAACATTCAACATATCAACAATCATTTtatttcaaacctatcctatagaTCACTAGCCTAAGTgcccatgaatattatatactacatagaaaaaactgaaaccataccttggctgatccCCTATATgtccaaaactcaaaattgagAACCAAATGAGCTTTCAACAAAAAATGCAACGACCAATGCAActtcaacaagcaccaacaagctccaaactcataataatcaagctatatacatataaatcacaacaaatcaacctagggttctatttaaacataaaatcacaagggtttggtggctcttaccttttccaacatatttggatgtcaaaacccaatgctaagcaaggattagagtgaacctaaatatccaaaatcacaaaaactcacttaatcccAAAGCCCTAGGAACCAAAATTTTGAAGAGaagaatataaaatattttgtgGTTACCTCTCTAATTTCTTgtatggattttgtagagctcttcacaagaaaCGCGTAGCTgcaaacagtgcggcgatcggagctctatagctcaagatatgagcttgggaagATTGAAGTGAATAGTGTTTAAgagtttctcttcttcccttctctttcAGCTGGGTGTGTGTGTTTGTTAGTGTGTTATGCTGAAATGGGTTCACTAATtgagccttttatatgttgggcttgggcccggtccaacccgttagcgtttttagcccgtttggcccaacttcggaccaaacctttaaaattaacaccCAGGTTTTAagttctaatatttttctaaggtttttgatgattttcactttttcttgtgcagtaccgggcagacttgaaccggttcaactagTTCAACTGCCAGTTCGTGGTTTTTCACAATTTTTCACAGAAAgcacattttctaactcagaaagaCCCACtaagtccaaaaatcacctttaaatcctcaaattctcattctaacttttcggaatctaatttagacaattaatcacttaattaactaGTTGATTAGTTGTGGTTCTTACACATGTTCTCATCTCTCTCTCACAAATCCTTATTTCTCACATTACAACACAACACTATATGTTTTCGCAttcaaattgaaattgaaattgaaattgtagCTCAAAGATTCTATATCTTTAAGATTCCCCATTCCCCAATTTTATTTTCAAGTAGTCACTCAAATTTCATTCCATAAACCCCTGAATGCCAGTGCTGTGATTGGACCCACCTTCTGCTGACGATGATGCCAGCACTGCGGAGAATCACGGTAGTTGATACTGGTAGGTTGCTCCTCAAGGATCTCGAGAACAATGGCGAGGACGACTCCTCTGCCGCCAAAAAGCCAAAATCGGAGAAATTTCCTCTCAACAGATGCCAATTCACCAAGCCTGCCAACGAATTTGGCGCATTTGTAACGATCcacattttttaaataatttaaatatgaataagttataatttattttataagttggagttccttatttttagaaattattttattataagtaatcaaattaattttataactatttgaatttaatcaagaaattaaaaattttataactatttgaattcaatcaaattcatattcttatatatattttttatgatgaaatattttacataattaaaagttCATGTAAGTTTCAAAGTTCATTTCACTATATGGAACAATGAGAGAAAAACTCGGATTCTATTCCTAATGCTCCATATGCAATTTCTGAGGAGTTCATGAATCGTCTCTTTATTGAATACAAAATTGACTATATCATACATGGCGATGATCCCTTGCCACTTTATAGTTTAGCATACTGATTAATCTGAATATATTTAGATTATATTTCTTTTTGGTTTACTATATGTTTATTAATTCTTTTAGAGACATTGCAaagtatattaatatttttagagATCTACTTGATGTAACACACTGGTTTTGATATATCATTGGCTTCATGgtattttttaggtttaattaatctattggtccttatagttttgcgaaatttttaattaggtctctatacttttttttttcttttaattggatcCATGcaccaacttttttttttcaattgagtcactacattttttttctttttatttgagtccctgcaccaaatttttttttagttagatccctatacaattaagccaattactaccaagaggaacttaattgaaaaacaatttggtgcagggacctaattaaaaggaaaaaaagtttagggacctaattaaaaattttgtgaaactatagggaccaacagagaaattaaacctattttttaTATATTGGCAATTTTCCACAGAGAAGAGACACAAAGGGTGTCTGTGATAGTTTCAGAGATAGGTTCTAACATTATGAGTTATCACTAATCTTCAAAATATGAAACATTTTGATCTTTGCAAAATTTTAGTAAATGGTGATACTTGTCTATGTTATAATATTGTGAGGAACTTTTTTATTGGGATAATCTATTGCCATTTCATCTAACTTCAGGAGCCTGGAGCGAATGCTTGAATTGTATACATTAATGGGGCAATTGATATGTTCTATGCAGGGCATGTTGAGGTACATAAAGTTTCATACTATTTTAATCAAGTTTCAAATTTCATTCTCCCAAAGGCACTATATTAGCTAATACTCACAgatggtatttttttattgacttattattttctgttattcACTACCCTTTTAGATTCTTAAGTGGGCTAGGGAGCTTGGAAATTTTCTTTTAGCTGGTATCTATTCAGATGAAACAGTGAGGTATAGTTTCTTATTTAGcaaatttgattttgattggTATTATCTAAGTATGATGTTAACACTAGATAAGAGGGTAACAAGTAACAACTTACCTTTAGGGAACACCGGGAGAGTCACTATCCTATTATGCGTCTTCATGAGCATAGCCTTAGCGTGTTGTCTTGCCGTTATGCCAATGAAGTCATTATCGGTGCACCTTGGAGAGTTACAAAAGATATGTCAATTTTTATGTGTGCAGTGTGCTTGTCTTTTCCATTTCCCTAACCATTCTTAATCAAGCATTGAATGAAATTATTtatgttcattttatattttttgttcctTTGAATCAAACAGATTATTATAACTTTTAATATCTCTTAAGTTGTGTTGCTGAGAACTCACTTAAGGTAAGTTCACTGAAAGCTATTTTGTTCATATATGGCAAAGATATTATCTTTCTTTTTTGCTAGTACTGATATTAGAGCATGTTGTCTTGTTTAATTTGAAAGTGATCCTTATGAGGTTCCGAAGAACATGGGGATATTTTGCTTGCTTGAAAGCCTGAAAGATACCACCACTACTTCTGTAGCTGAAAGGATAATAGCTAACCATGAAGCTTACAAGGTATTGTGTCTCtctttgttttcattcatttgtgcaaaattttggaaaattttaACTTCCCTAAAAATCTGGGTTTGTGACTTTTGTATATTTATAGTATATCACAAATTGTATGATTCCCTTCTTGTTATTTTCAATGCCACTGCCGGTGCTTCCTATCTTGCTTCTTCTTGTCTAAATTAATCGAATGGCATTTGGTTTCTTGGTTGTTTTCTTCTTTCACATTAtatctttcttttatattttttcttttccaattaTGTGCCCTTAGTTTACTCtgattattaatatatttagaaAAGCCAATTTTGGACCTagtgtaaagaaaaaaaaaattatataggtGAGAATTTTCATTATGTTCTAATTAAGAAGGTATTTGGTTATTTATCATGTTTGTAAATAGCAATGGTGATtgataaaccataattttatggtttatcctgtattgaatttggtggattttatcaacttttttcacatttatttatTAAAAGAGCATGGTTTTAGAATTccccctaaattgtgcttaagagtgaaaacatactttttaggccttacaattgctaaatttaattcactttaattctattcgatgtcttgatatgtttgttgagtgattccagGTTTATAAGGTAAGGATtggattgaagaaatgaagaaaaagcatacaaagtggagaattcatgaagaaatgaggatttgtagAATTCAAGACCACACGTACGCGAGATCCATGCGAGATCCAGGCTGTATTTCTTGTTGGAAAGTTTCACGCTAAGTTTAAATACGAAGCGTTTTTGTTTGCCTCTTTTATTTCTCTTTGGGAATACCCACATGCTTTTAATGCTCATCAATTTGGACGTTACTTTTTTGCTTTTGtcgtttcttttccttcttttgtttgaaatcaaagaagaggTTTTTCTCTTTGGCTCGTTTGTGCATTTCATTTTGAAAGAAGCTCTCTTCCTTCTCTGTTTGTCCTAGTGCTCATTTTTCTGCACTTCTTTTCCCAGCGAAAAAAGGAGTTTCCTTTTCTTCGCCAAAAGGCTCatttctttccttggctttcttgAGGTTTCCATTGGTTTTACCGCGCTTGCCCCTTCTCTATCGCTCAGGTTGGTTTTTTCTTCCcctatttttctttcattatgtTTCTTTTGTgctttgtatgttttgcttgtcGCTGCTCATGTCGCTTTTCGCCCTTGCATGCCCTTCTTTCATAGAAAGTTTTAGTCTTTGTTGAACTTTTGGTAGAAAAAGGTTGAAACTTTCTTTGATGTTTCTCTGCATGATCTGTGATAATCATGGTCTTTGCTGTCTATATGAAGAGATGCTGAAAAAATGATACTGAACTTCTTGTATTTTTTGAGAGGGTTAGGGCTGGTTCAGACTTTTACGCCGTTTTCTCTTTTCTGGGTTCTTTGccttgttgttgcctccaaagggtgcccctagaCTTTATTTACTTGATCTTCTGCTTCCTGCGAGTCCTAGGGCTTCCTTTTGTTGCCATATCTGACATTTGCTGATTGCTTCTTTTAGTGTCTTCTTACTATCCGAGTTATTTGGTAGTGAccgctttttcttttccttgctaTAGGGATAGTTGGCCTATGTCTTCacgaaaaaatattgttgagatgtcttcAAAGGTTCCTGCTGGTATGGCCGATTGGCTGCATTCGATAATTCTAATGTGTGTGACTGTAGCTGACCCCGAGTACTGTGTAAGGCTTAGGAGgtttcataggatttgtagtgacAGGAACGAAGAGAAGAATTATGAATTGGTGTCACCTGACCCTGAGGAAAGGGTTAGTTTTCCTTCTTTGACTCAGGGAGAGCGGCCATTCTTCTACGCTTACAACTACTTTTTTAGTCAGCTGAACATTACCATCCCTTTTTCTACCTTTGAGATCGACTTATTGTGGTATTGTAACGTGGCCCCttcccagctccatccgaactcatgGGGTTTCATAAAGATTTTTCAACTGTTGTGTCAGGAGTTAGGTGTCCGACCTACCCAAAGTCTTTTTCTATATCTCGTGTTGACAAAGCCTTGGTAGCTAAGAAGAAAGCCTATTGGATTCCTTCTGACCCTGTTCGGCCATCTTCTGGTGTTGCCACTGTTGCTGGTCCTCCCCCAAAACGTCAAAAAATGCTGTTTCTCATGATCTGAATGACAAGGACTTTGATGGTGTGAGTTTTGCTACTGAATTGATTGCTCCCCATGGTAGTATTTCTTTGGATGATGTGTCTATTCTTCGTTATCTTGATTTTGTTGTAAGTAGTAGTATCCGAGTGGCCAATGTTGGGGCGGCCCTTTCTCAGGTTATCAAGGAGTCCCCTGTTCGTGCTActaaggcttttatggaggaagCCGAGGCTGAGTTTGACAGAATTAAGGGCTTGAAGGATGAACTGGATGCCAGGGTTGCTAAGTTGGAGCTGGATGTGGAGAGGGAGAAATCCCGAGCTACTGCTGCTGAGACTGCTGCAAAACTGGCAGAGGAAGCGGCAAAAAAATATAAGGAGAGCTATACTCGTACTTATGGCGAGCTGCTGGAATTTAAAGAAAGGCTTGAGTCTGCCCATGCCAATTataccgagctccagggtcatctggtGGGCAGCCTGACTGATgcatatgagaatttgaaggcccAATTCCGAGTTCTTGCCCCTGAGCTCGACCTGACTCTATTTAGCTTGGATAATGTGGTAGAGGACGGAAAGATAGTGTGTTCCcctgatgatgaagatgagggTCTTCCTCCTATGCCGCCAGCCAAAGCTTCTGTAGCTTCAGCCTCTTCAACTCCTTCAGCTGAGGTGGCTCCCCTTGGGTCTGATCCTGATGTGGAGATACTGAATGGCCCAGATGGGGTTGT
The DNA window shown above is from Arachis ipaensis cultivar K30076 chromosome B08, Araip1.1, whole genome shotgun sequence and carries:
- the LOC107611094 gene encoding uncharacterized protein LOC107611094, producing MDNHTELMTAMINLANTIQEGTAMATHALRRTKQSARSENGEGVGDDLNGVPRTLAAFLRVDPPSFNGSSNPIEAENWFKAVEHALQTQHVPNNQFVKYAAYQLAGEAQHWWQEECQFLQLQNMDVTWELFRTTFYKKYFLESVRKARELEFMQLKQSSMSVAKYTSKFEELCRFSSVCQGAPESYEGWKCEKYQVGLREDIMRVVAPIEIKRFSKLVNEARFIEEYIEKMTLTRDNRGGTSSRGRGKHFPPRGQILKRDGHDTQHRQGQRNFRRNNKAQPHLAKGDG